The following are encoded in a window of Telmatobacter sp. DSM 110680 genomic DNA:
- a CDS encoding sigma 54-interacting transcriptional regulator, giving the protein MPAQTYNETRLPELPQPEFIFGATSGMREIRAKIERAAHDNLPVLIQGESGTGKEILCRFLHENQGCGDKPFLKLNCGATLASLAEGEIFGIEKTKAMKGQENKGGLINFASGGTLFLDEIDCMDVSLQRKVAHTLESGRYRQIDGREDLAVDARFVCATSIDMEVELRNRVVDELLGCFVHRVRLLPLRDRREDIPQLCEYLLAKFASEFGRPVPHLSSRAVEAFQQWKWPGNIRELENWVARIVIFGAEEVVGLEFRRQLASGENTVAKYHHVSRPRSAGMRRPRSHR; this is encoded by the coding sequence ATGCCTGCACAGACTTATAACGAGACTCGACTTCCTGAACTACCGCAGCCGGAGTTCATCTTCGGGGCCACGTCAGGGATGCGGGAAATACGCGCGAAAATCGAGCGAGCGGCACACGACAATTTACCTGTACTGATTCAGGGAGAGAGCGGAACGGGTAAGGAAATACTCTGCCGCTTTCTACATGAGAACCAGGGGTGTGGAGACAAGCCCTTTCTAAAGCTCAACTGCGGAGCGACTTTGGCGAGCTTGGCGGAAGGCGAGATCTTTGGGATTGAGAAGACAAAGGCCATGAAAGGGCAGGAAAACAAGGGCGGCCTGATCAACTTTGCTTCGGGCGGTACGCTCTTTCTGGACGAAATTGATTGTATGGACGTCTCACTACAGCGGAAAGTGGCCCACACGCTCGAGTCAGGTCGATATCGACAGATCGACGGCAGGGAGGACCTGGCGGTAGACGCCCGATTCGTATGCGCCACGAGTATCGATATGGAGGTGGAATTGAGGAATCGCGTTGTCGATGAGTTGTTGGGATGTTTCGTTCATCGCGTACGACTGCTCCCACTTCGCGATCGCAGGGAAGACATACCGCAACTTTGCGAATATCTGCTCGCAAAGTTTGCCAGTGAGTTTGGCCGTCCAGTCCCACATCTCAGTTCGCGCGCCGTGGAAGCGTTTCAGCAGTGGAAGTGGCCGGGAAACATTCGCGAATTGGAGAATTGGGTTGCACGAATAGTGATTTTTGGTGCCGAGGAAGTTGTGGGCCTTGAATTCAGGCGTCAACTAGCCTCCGGAGAAAACACTGTGGCGAAGTACCATCACGTCTCTCGTCCAAGATCTGCGGGTATGAGGCGTCCGCGAAGTCACAGGTGA
- a CDS encoding UpxY family transcription antiterminator, translating into MATLQSIETRAQKSVPWCAVYTRHQHEKSISEMLETKGFEVFLPLYESTRRWKDRQKILSLPLFPCYVFVRGAHERRLPVLTTPGVHMIISRGERVATVPDEEIEAIRRTVEGPFSVEPHPFLHCGERVRVIRGSLEGVEGILTRKKNLYRLVLSVEMLSQSVAVEIDALDVVPVVKSAMVVPNRDGNRDSNALRRGVFTGN; encoded by the coding sequence GTGGCTACGCTGCAAAGTATTGAAACACGGGCTCAAAAGAGCGTTCCATGGTGCGCTGTCTACACTCGCCATCAGCACGAGAAGTCGATTAGCGAGATGTTGGAAACGAAGGGATTCGAGGTATTCCTGCCGCTGTATGAATCTACGCGTCGATGGAAAGACAGGCAGAAGATCCTGTCCCTGCCGCTGTTTCCTTGCTATGTTTTTGTACGAGGAGCTCACGAGCGACGTCTCCCGGTTTTGACCACTCCGGGAGTGCACATGATTATCAGCCGCGGGGAGCGTGTGGCCACCGTACCCGACGAAGAGATTGAAGCAATTCGCAGGACGGTCGAAGGTCCGTTTTCCGTTGAGCCTCATCCGTTCCTTCACTGCGGCGAGCGTGTTCGAGTAATTCGCGGCTCTCTGGAAGGTGTGGAAGGAATTCTGACGCGGAAGAAGAACCTATACAGACTGGTTCTGTCGGTAGAGATGCTGTCTCAGTCAGTGGCTGTTGAGATCGACGCTTTAGACGTTGTGCCGGTGGTTAAGAGCGCAATGGTCGTACCGAATCGGGATGGAAACCGTGATTCAAACGCCCTGCGGAGAGGTGTATTCACCGGAAACTGA
- a CDS encoding D-hexose-6-phosphate mutarotase produces the protein MEHAVIDALNERFSIPGIAQIIRGNGDLPKILVETKSASAEIYLYGAQVTSWIPTGRDEVLFLSKKSYWEAGRAIRGGIPVCFPWFRAKTDDPHAPSHGFVRIREWRVQSIAQVSEDSVCACLSTESDEASRRWWPYEFRLEYRITVGASLQLRLKMENLGQSTLRFEEALHTYFKVGDVKQAKVRGLDGVAYLDNRDGNREKMQSGDLTLSGQTDNAYKNAQYNIQIVDPVLSRTMITEKQGSASSIVWNPWSEGASSLADMDNEEWREMLCVEGGNILSSAVEVAPHKNHTMTITLSVDE, from the coding sequence ATGGAACACGCCGTCATTGACGCTCTGAATGAACGATTCTCAATCCCTGGAATCGCGCAGATCATTCGTGGGAACGGTGATTTGCCGAAAATCCTTGTCGAAACGAAGTCGGCGAGTGCGGAAATCTATCTCTACGGAGCGCAGGTAACCTCCTGGATACCAACGGGTCGGGACGAGGTTCTATTTCTGAGCAAGAAGTCGTATTGGGAGGCGGGTCGCGCGATTCGGGGCGGAATTCCTGTGTGTTTTCCTTGGTTCCGTGCCAAGACGGACGATCCTCATGCTCCCTCGCATGGTTTCGTTCGCATCAGGGAGTGGCGGGTCCAGTCGATCGCGCAGGTGTCTGAGGATTCGGTTTGCGCTTGTCTTTCAACCGAAAGCGACGAGGCTAGTCGACGTTGGTGGCCGTATGAATTTCGTTTGGAATATCGCATCACTGTCGGGGCAAGCCTCCAGCTTAGGTTAAAGATGGAAAATCTCGGGCAATCGACCTTGCGATTTGAGGAAGCTTTGCACACCTACTTCAAAGTAGGTGATGTGAAGCAAGCAAAAGTCCGCGGTCTTGATGGCGTAGCTTATCTGGATAATCGAGATGGAAATCGCGAGAAGATGCAATCTGGAGATCTGACGCTCTCAGGTCAAACCGATAACGCTTATAAGAACGCACAGTACAACATACAAATAGTTGATCCCGTGTTGTCCAGAACGATGATTACTGAGAAGCAAGGGTCTGCTTCATCGATCGTGTGGAATCCCTGGAGTGAAGGCGCTTCTTCATTGGCGGATATGGACAACGAAGAGTGGCGAGAGATGCTGTGTGTCGAGGGCGGCAATATTTTGTCATCCGCCGTGGAAGTGGCTCCGCATAAAAATCACACAATGACTATCACGTTAAGTGTTGACGAGTAG
- a CDS encoding AAA family ATPase translates to MYKNFYNLTRNPFDLTPDPTCFVATARHNEALAALYYGIVRHKGVVVVTGEVGTGKTLLLRCLLQLFKSSSEISYAYLFNCRLSPMEFLHYTASDFGLNANGQQSKSTLLLELSKYVTSRGLQGLTTVLIVDEAHNLSMELLEEIRLLSNLETNDDKLLQIVLVGQPELDLKLDSFELRPLKQRIALRAHLAPLDEQDTDKYIMERLTIAGAASRTEPLFSSESVKAIHQYSRGFPRLINTICENALITGYARRLPVISPDVILGVAKDFHLSTNGTKLGKRAQGDEDMDLERAKNFFLDLYATMQRPNGSDSDSNQPISVEAGEHESDI, encoded by the coding sequence ATGTATAAGAATTTTTACAACTTGACTCGAAATCCATTCGACCTCACGCCTGATCCGACGTGCTTTGTCGCGACGGCCAGACACAATGAGGCGTTGGCGGCGCTCTACTATGGAATCGTCCGGCACAAAGGCGTCGTGGTGGTTACAGGAGAAGTGGGGACGGGCAAGACCTTGTTGCTCCGGTGCCTGCTGCAACTGTTCAAGTCCAGTAGCGAGATTTCGTACGCTTACTTGTTCAACTGCCGCTTGTCGCCAATGGAGTTCCTGCATTACACGGCTTCTGACTTTGGACTGAACGCCAATGGACAGCAGAGCAAAAGCACGCTCCTGCTGGAGCTAAGCAAATACGTTACCTCGCGTGGACTGCAGGGCCTCACCACAGTACTCATCGTGGACGAGGCGCACAATCTCTCGATGGAATTGCTAGAGGAAATTCGTCTTCTCTCCAACCTCGAGACCAACGACGATAAGCTTCTTCAGATCGTGCTCGTTGGCCAGCCCGAACTCGACTTGAAACTAGACTCTTTCGAACTCCGGCCCTTGAAGCAGAGGATTGCTTTACGCGCTCACCTCGCTCCTCTCGATGAACAAGATACGGATAAGTACATCATGGAGCGGCTGACAATTGCCGGGGCAGCCAGCCGAACAGAGCCATTGTTCTCTTCGGAGTCCGTGAAGGCAATTCATCAATACTCACGAGGTTTTCCAAGGCTGATCAACACTATCTGCGAAAACGCCCTGATTACAGGATATGCGCGACGATTACCAGTCATTTCGCCGGATGTGATCCTTGGAGTTGCCAAAGATTTCCACTTGAGCACCAATGGCACCAAGCTAGGCAAAAGAGCGCAAGGCGACGAAGACATGGACTTGGAACGGGCTAAGAACTTTTTCCTCGACCTGTATGCCACGATGCAACGGCCAAATGGATCCGATTCGGATTCGAATCAACCGATTTCAGTTGAAGCGGGGGAGCATGAGTCAGATATTTGA
- a CDS encoding polysaccharide biosynthesis/export family protein has protein sequence MKCSALQAVVLSLGLAAASSVSGQTQSAGQPIGDRTPSAQPDANKTAHDDSFVIGNDDVLAISVWKEPELTKSIPVRSDGKISLPLVGEMMAAGQTPLQLEREITEKLKNFITSPEVTVIVEKVYSRKYNILGEVTKPGSYLLTADTTIMDAIAAAGGFRDFAKKTGVYVLRKSTDGHETNLKFNYKEFLKGKNSAQNVKLQPNDTIIVP, from the coding sequence ATGAAGTGCAGTGCCTTGCAAGCGGTTGTTCTGAGCCTTGGCTTAGCGGCAGCGAGTTCTGTATCCGGACAGACACAGTCTGCCGGTCAACCGATCGGGGATCGAACACCAAGCGCGCAGCCCGATGCGAACAAGACGGCTCACGACGACAGTTTTGTAATCGGCAATGATGATGTATTAGCCATCAGCGTTTGGAAGGAACCCGAATTAACGAAGTCGATCCCTGTCCGCTCTGACGGCAAAATCTCGTTGCCGCTCGTAGGTGAAATGATGGCTGCTGGCCAAACGCCACTTCAGCTTGAGCGCGAGATCACGGAAAAACTGAAGAACTTTATCACGTCGCCGGAAGTGACAGTGATCGTGGAGAAGGTCTACAGCAGGAAATACAACATTCTAGGCGAAGTAACCAAGCCAGGTTCTTACCTGCTGACGGCCGACACGACGATTATGGACGCCATTGCTGCAGCTGGAGGCTTTCGTGATTTCGCCAAAAAGACAGGCGTCTATGTTTTACGCAAGAGCACTGACGGGCATGAGACGAACCTGAAGTTCAACTACAAGGAATTTCTTAAGGGTAAGAATTCCGCTCAGAATGTGAAGCTCCAACCAAACGACACAATCATTGTTCCGTAA
- a CDS encoding XrtA system polysaccharide chain length determinant, translating into MPDIIEEQELTQFDAERYVDLVRRRHIHFLVPAFVGWLVVWGVSWVLPATYKSSTLILVEQPTMPESYVAPNVNENLQDRMQSISQQILSRTRLLMIVDKLNLYAGAKKPMSPDDKVEALRKNISIDLVRNGPQNEITAFKVNFTSHSPALAQKVTNELTQLFIDENLKVRERESQGTTQFIEKQLEDARAILADQEAKVRQFQAMHEGALPSQQSSNLQILAGLQGQLQNQQDTLNTAKQQRVYFQTLIEQYKNLHASGRTVDGSPSEMATIDQELAKLRSQLTDLSSRYTDSYPDVVKLKAQIARTEKQRQDLLAAPKNGSKQSNDPESTPLLQLQSQLQANQLEIASRERAISGLEARINEYQGRLNSQPATEQQLAELTRGYEQSKANYDDLLKKKNQSVMATSMEQMQQGERFTMLDPPSLPTKPDFPNRLKFCGMGLGAGLALGCLVVFLFEFLDDRMHGEKEIKELLPIAIIAEVPEIQSTLDEEKQKRRLVLGWSTAAVIGAVIVVGSAISYLRG; encoded by the coding sequence ATGCCGGATATCATTGAAGAACAGGAATTGACTCAATTTGATGCCGAGCGGTATGTCGATCTCGTGCGTCGCCGGCACATCCATTTTCTGGTGCCGGCATTTGTGGGCTGGTTAGTGGTGTGGGGAGTCAGCTGGGTACTGCCAGCGACTTACAAGTCGAGCACCTTAATTCTGGTCGAACAGCCGACGATGCCGGAAAGCTATGTCGCTCCCAATGTGAACGAGAATCTGCAGGATCGCATGCAAAGTATCTCTCAGCAGATTCTCAGCCGTACGCGCCTCCTCATGATCGTCGATAAGCTTAACCTTTATGCAGGCGCCAAGAAGCCCATGTCTCCTGACGACAAGGTTGAGGCTCTGCGGAAAAACATCAGCATCGATCTCGTGCGCAACGGTCCTCAAAATGAGATTACTGCCTTCAAAGTGAACTTCACATCCCATAGTCCAGCTCTGGCTCAGAAGGTCACGAACGAATTGACTCAGCTTTTCATTGACGAGAATCTAAAAGTCCGGGAAAGAGAGTCTCAGGGAACCACGCAATTTATTGAGAAGCAGCTAGAAGATGCGCGGGCGATCCTCGCCGATCAGGAAGCCAAAGTGCGCCAGTTCCAAGCAATGCATGAGGGAGCGTTGCCGTCCCAGCAAAGCAGCAATCTCCAGATTCTCGCGGGACTTCAGGGACAATTGCAAAACCAGCAGGATACTTTGAATACTGCGAAACAGCAGCGGGTTTATTTTCAAACATTGATCGAGCAATACAAGAATCTTCATGCAAGTGGGCGCACAGTAGACGGATCTCCGTCTGAAATGGCCACAATAGATCAAGAATTGGCGAAGCTCAGATCCCAACTTACTGATCTCAGTTCGAGGTACACCGATTCCTACCCGGACGTAGTCAAGCTAAAAGCCCAGATTGCCAGAACCGAAAAGCAGAGACAAGATTTACTTGCCGCTCCAAAAAATGGTTCTAAGCAGTCAAATGATCCGGAGTCGACACCGCTCCTACAGTTGCAAAGTCAGCTCCAAGCCAACCAGCTTGAGATTGCCAGCCGCGAGCGGGCAATTTCTGGTCTCGAGGCTCGTATTAATGAGTACCAAGGGCGATTGAATTCGCAGCCCGCCACCGAGCAGCAACTCGCTGAGTTGACCCGCGGCTATGAACAATCGAAGGCGAACTACGATGATCTCTTGAAAAAGAAAAATCAATCGGTGATGGCCACCAGCATGGAACAGATGCAGCAGGGTGAGCGGTTTACTATGCTCGACCCTCCGAGCCTGCCGACCAAGCCCGACTTTCCTAACCGTCTGAAATTCTGCGGGATGGGCCTGGGGGCCGGTCTTGCATTGGGATGCCTGGTTGTATTCCTGTTCGAGTTCCTTGATGACCGTATGCACGGGGAGAAAGAGATAAAGGAACTTCTTCCGATCGCAATTATTGCGGAAGTTCCCGAGATTCAGAGCACGCTCGACGAGGAAAAGCAGAAGCGGCGATTGGTATTGGGTTGGTCAACCGCAGCAGTCATTGGTGCAGTCATCGTAGTTGGATCGGCCATCAGCTACTTGCGAGGATAG
- a CDS encoding choice-of-anchor D domain-containing protein, which produces MGTLVLTRIQSAFISLLNTLLSLHANATSLFSFRKWQTSRAVLATAICLLSPVALLAQVSVSPSTLNWVSVQLGQTGAAKVVTLTNSGGAAITISSVTLGGTNPADFAIRSKTCGTSLAASSSCTASIVFAPKATGARSATLSFNDSASGSPQTMTLTGMGTSPSGTVSASPASLTFASTNVGSSSASQTATLSNGQSTSITISNVAISGTNPGDFSIANQTCGTSLAAASSCTASVVFNPTASGARSATLTFTDSATNSPQSVTLNGTGAATGSGSASVSPTTLNWVYVAVGNRGAAKAITLTNTGTSSLTISSITLTGTNPGDFTIASKTCGTSLAASATCTASIAFAPTATGERYATLNFNDSATSSPQTVALSGDGTAASGTVTASPSSLTFASTTVGSSSAGQTATLSNGLSSSITISSVAISGTNAGDFNIASQTCGTSLATSANCTASIVFTPTSTGTRTAMLSFTDSATNSPQNISLTGTGTTTALTISPTNPTVTVNGTLQFTASAGATWTATCGTIGSGTGLYTAPATAESCQVTATATSGGATASTTVTVTANSGTLTITPSSVAVHAIGQTQFTANQSVTWSTTCGSISSSGLFTAPAAAETCTIKGVSTTNSSNTATATANVTVVNYTTRKNGTDGTGVQSNELVLTPSSVSGGKFGQLWAVGLDGTIWGQPLYMNGLTVGGKVRNVVYVTTSNDSVYALDADSGTVLWHKNFLSTGVTSVPGTVTKISNTTGILSTPVIDPVKQAIFVVAETSENNATYFPHRLHALSLITGAELTPDPELITDPDLEPIMKFQRPGLLLANGMVYIAFGSIEDRSPYHGLLFAFDENTLEQKALFNVTPTGSQGGLWMSGASPEADSEGNIYLSTGNGSVGTNNFGESIVKLSPTLQELDYFTPYNYANYDTNDLDMGSGSMILAPDQNGPYPHLIIACGKPTPIYVINRDAFGGRGTTSDNILQRLDHQIGGNGTGVRDGGQPCYNSPAMWQENVYFAPNYDVLKMFTLNPNTGLLSVTPTSKGTFLYNWPGADPVVSSNGNTNGIVWTIDLSTSTLHANDATDVSKSLYTSPSLGSAGRWVPPTVVNGHVYVTASGKIIAYGLTK; this is translated from the coding sequence ATGGGGACTCTCGTGTTGACGCGGATCCAGTCTGCGTTTATTTCTCTTCTGAATACTCTGCTCAGTCTGCACGCGAATGCGACATCTCTTTTCTCCTTCCGCAAATGGCAAACTTCGCGGGCCGTTCTTGCCACCGCGATCTGCCTTCTGTCGCCGGTCGCACTGCTGGCACAGGTTTCCGTGTCACCGTCGACACTGAATTGGGTATCAGTGCAGCTTGGCCAGACCGGCGCAGCGAAGGTCGTTACGCTTACGAACAGCGGAGGCGCCGCGATCACGATCAGCAGCGTCACTCTCGGCGGAACGAATCCAGCCGACTTCGCAATTCGCAGTAAAACCTGCGGCACGTCGCTGGCCGCATCTTCCAGCTGCACCGCGAGCATTGTGTTTGCTCCGAAGGCGACGGGTGCGCGATCAGCCACATTGAGTTTCAACGATTCGGCCAGTGGCAGCCCCCAGACCATGACGCTCACGGGCATGGGGACATCGCCCAGCGGTACAGTGTCGGCGAGCCCTGCCAGCCTGACGTTTGCGAGCACCAATGTTGGATCGAGCAGCGCTTCCCAGACAGCGACGTTGTCAAATGGTCAGAGTACGTCGATCACTATCAGCAACGTTGCCATATCGGGCACGAATCCAGGTGACTTCAGCATCGCCAACCAGACCTGCGGCACGAGTCTTGCAGCAGCAAGTTCCTGCACGGCCTCGGTCGTGTTCAATCCGACGGCGAGCGGCGCGCGAAGTGCCACACTCACCTTTACAGATTCAGCGACGAATAGTCCACAATCTGTAACGCTGAACGGAACGGGGGCGGCAACTGGTTCTGGGAGCGCATCGGTAAGCCCGACAACACTGAACTGGGTCTATGTAGCGGTTGGAAACAGAGGCGCGGCAAAAGCAATTACGCTGACGAACACTGGGACGTCGTCACTTACGATTAGCAGCATCACGCTTACGGGCACGAATCCTGGAGATTTCACAATCGCCAGTAAGACTTGTGGAACTTCACTTGCGGCGTCAGCGACGTGTACGGCGAGCATTGCTTTCGCTCCGACAGCCACCGGGGAGCGCTACGCGACGTTGAATTTCAACGACTCGGCGACGAGCAGTCCGCAGACTGTGGCATTGAGCGGCGATGGAACAGCGGCATCAGGAACGGTTACAGCGAGTCCATCGAGTTTGACATTTGCAAGCACGACAGTAGGTTCGAGCAGCGCGGGACAGACGGCAACCCTTTCCAATGGTCTAAGCTCGTCGATCACGATCAGCAGCGTTGCAATTTCCGGCACAAATGCCGGTGACTTCAACATCGCGAGCCAGACTTGCGGGACGAGTCTGGCAACTTCTGCGAATTGCACTGCGTCGATCGTCTTCACGCCAACATCGACAGGTACGCGTACGGCGATGTTGAGCTTTACGGACTCAGCCACAAACAGTCCGCAAAATATTTCGCTCACGGGTACAGGCACGACGACGGCGCTGACCATTTCGCCAACGAATCCGACTGTGACTGTCAATGGCACTTTGCAGTTCACAGCGAGTGCTGGCGCTACCTGGACTGCGACTTGTGGAACGATCGGGAGCGGCACGGGGCTATACACGGCTCCGGCAACCGCTGAGTCCTGCCAAGTGACTGCGACAGCGACGAGTGGGGGGGCAACTGCCTCGACGACCGTGACAGTTACGGCGAACTCGGGAACATTGACGATCACGCCCTCATCAGTTGCAGTTCACGCCATCGGACAAACGCAGTTCACGGCGAATCAATCGGTGACTTGGTCGACGACGTGTGGCTCCATCAGTAGCAGCGGACTGTTTACTGCGCCTGCGGCTGCAGAGACATGCACCATTAAGGGTGTATCTACTACAAACTCGAGTAACACTGCCACGGCTACAGCAAACGTGACAGTGGTGAACTACACAACTCGCAAGAACGGCACCGATGGAACGGGTGTTCAGTCAAACGAGCTGGTGCTTACACCGTCGAGTGTGAGTGGCGGCAAGTTTGGGCAGCTATGGGCAGTCGGTTTGGATGGCACCATCTGGGGACAGCCTCTATATATGAATGGCCTCACGGTAGGCGGCAAAGTACGCAATGTGGTGTATGTAACCACGTCGAACGATAGCGTGTACGCGCTGGATGCCGATTCGGGCACCGTTCTGTGGCACAAGAACTTCCTTTCTACCGGTGTGACATCGGTTCCTGGAACCGTGACAAAAATCTCCAATACGACGGGAATCCTGAGTACGCCGGTGATCGATCCGGTAAAACAGGCGATTTTTGTGGTGGCAGAGACTTCAGAAAACAATGCAACCTATTTCCCGCACCGGCTGCACGCGCTGAGCTTGATTACGGGAGCTGAACTCACACCTGATCCCGAACTCATTACGGATCCGGATCTCGAGCCAATCATGAAGTTCCAGCGTCCCGGATTGCTGCTGGCAAACGGGATGGTCTATATCGCGTTCGGTTCCATCGAAGACCGGTCGCCCTACCATGGACTGTTGTTTGCTTTCGACGAAAACACGCTAGAGCAGAAGGCGCTGTTCAATGTAACTCCGACCGGCAGCCAAGGAGGGCTATGGATGTCGGGAGCTTCACCCGAGGCCGACAGCGAAGGGAATATCTACCTTTCGACGGGCAACGGCAGCGTTGGAACGAATAACTTTGGCGAGAGCATCGTCAAGCTAAGTCCCACGCTGCAGGAACTGGATTACTTCACTCCGTACAACTACGCAAACTACGACACGAACGATCTCGACATGGGTTCGGGAAGCATGATTCTCGCACCCGATCAGAACGGGCCGTATCCGCACCTGATCATTGCGTGCGGGAAGCCAACGCCGATATATGTGATCAATCGCGACGCATTCGGAGGGCGCGGTACGACCAGCGATAACATCTTACAGCGGCTGGACCACCAAATTGGTGGTAACGGCACGGGTGTCCGGGACGGAGGCCAGCCGTGCTACAACTCACCGGCGATGTGGCAGGAGAACGTCTACTTCGCACCGAATTATGACGTTTTGAAGATGTTTACTCTCAACCCCAACACAGGATTGCTGAGCGTGACACCTACCTCGAAGGGGACCTTCCTCTACAACTGGCCGGGCGCTGATCCGGTGGTTTCATCGAACGGAAATACGAACGGTATCGTATGGACGATCGATCTGAGCACCAGCACTCTGCACGCGAACGATGCAACGGATGTGAGCAAGTCGCTCTACACCAGCCCGAGTTTGGGCAGTGCGGGACGATGGGTTCCGCCGACGGTGGTGAACGGGCATGTCTACGTCACCGCATCGGGCAAAATCATTGCTTACGGTTTGACGAAGTAG
- a CDS encoding sigma-54 dependent transcriptional regulator produces MKPTLLILSVLRSADTRTILDGFLKTSGHRAVHASSCEQASILLANALDPDLVIIESSLEMDSGVLYRTLQAASGSAVCLVYGAGEQHYKNQAAKAGIEFFIQRPFSRCDLGKMFEQLCIANSDDMECGHEGAPALEPIRSSATHADHVLEELGEGRYFFAGAPSMLKIYRQIQLLAEVDAPVLILGESGTGKEVIAHLIHKHSRRSQHSFVNVNCAALPSDLLESELFGYQQGAFTGAIKDKPGKFEQANRGTLLLDEIGEMSAPMQAKLLHVLQDGQFTRLGARESSKVDVRVLAATNIQIESALVGKSFREDLFYRLNVFTISVPPLRERREEIPFLIEETIRRSPESLRNGSEFVFSSRLLDAALLCDWRGNVRELRNFVTRTMTMRDSDAAIRELEAKVVATTQVVSAMSSPEQHSEHTGMRSVVRDMKDRAEAQMIQEALEVSGWNRRHAAKYLNISYRGLLYKIQQLQLSPRSSSRPHARV; encoded by the coding sequence GTGAAACCAACGTTGCTGATTCTGTCCGTTCTGCGATCTGCTGACACTCGTACGATCCTGGATGGTTTTCTCAAGACATCGGGTCATAGAGCGGTTCACGCATCCAGCTGCGAGCAAGCTTCGATCCTCCTTGCCAATGCCCTTGACCCCGATTTGGTGATTATCGAGTCGTCACTTGAGATGGATTCTGGTGTTCTTTATAGAACATTGCAGGCCGCTTCGGGATCGGCGGTTTGTCTCGTTTATGGCGCAGGCGAGCAGCATTACAAAAACCAAGCGGCCAAGGCGGGGATCGAGTTTTTTATTCAGCGGCCGTTTTCTCGCTGCGATCTCGGCAAGATGTTTGAACAACTCTGCATCGCAAACTCTGACGATATGGAATGCGGTCATGAGGGGGCACCTGCGTTAGAGCCAATTCGCAGCAGCGCAACTCATGCGGATCATGTCCTGGAAGAACTTGGAGAGGGCCGTTACTTTTTTGCAGGCGCGCCCTCCATGCTTAAGATCTATCGACAGATACAGCTTCTCGCCGAAGTCGACGCTCCGGTCTTGATTCTCGGTGAAAGCGGCACCGGTAAGGAAGTGATTGCGCACCTCATCCACAAACATTCGCGCCGTTCGCAGCATAGTTTTGTCAACGTGAACTGTGCGGCATTGCCGTCGGATCTTCTTGAGAGCGAGCTTTTCGGGTATCAGCAGGGCGCATTCACAGGCGCAATCAAGGACAAGCCGGGCAAGTTTGAGCAGGCAAATCGCGGTACATTGCTGCTGGATGAGATTGGCGAAATGAGTGCGCCGATGCAAGCTAAATTGCTGCATGTCCTTCAGGATGGGCAGTTTACCCGTCTGGGGGCGCGCGAAAGCAGTAAGGTTGACGTGCGTGTGCTGGCGGCCACCAATATTCAGATCGAGAGCGCGTTGGTGGGTAAGTCGTTTCGCGAAGACCTTTTCTACCGATTGAACGTTTTCACGATCTCGGTACCACCGCTGCGCGAGCGCCGCGAGGAAATTCCATTCCTCATCGAGGAGACGATTCGCAGATCGCCTGAGTCGCTCAGGAACGGGAGTGAGTTTGTTTTTTCATCCCGCCTACTCGACGCAGCCCTGCTTTGCGATTGGCGCGGGAATGTGCGTGAACTTAGGAATTTTGTCACCAGGACCATGACAATGCGCGATTCCGATGCGGCGATTCGTGAATTGGAGGCGAAGGTCGTCGCAACGACACAGGTTGTGTCGGCGATGTCTTCTCCAGAGCAGCACTCTGAACACACTGGTATGCGCTCTGTGGTGCGCGATATGAAAGATCGAGCTGAGGCTCAGATGATTCAGGAGGCACTTGAAGTTTCAGGCTGGAATCGGCGGCATGCAGCCAAGTACCTCAACATCAGTTATCGCGGTCTGCTTTACAAGATTCAGCAGCTACAGCTTTCACCTCGGTCGTCCTCTCGACCGCACGCAAGGGTCTGA